One window of the Candidatus Microbacterium colombiense genome contains the following:
- a CDS encoding DUF58 domain-containing protein produces MTAEALQASPAQTERDAGWRDVAAVIGARVLTRLRLVTAAIRPLAWVLIGLAIGFWILGQIGGWSEFTVAAVVIAITVALCALFLIGRTAYDVSLDLARTRVVVGERAVGALTLANRGSRAILPSRVVLPVGAGRGEFGIQRLAAGEEAEELFAIPTQKRGVVKVGPVSVVRGDPLGLFERAHRRDDPVDLYVHPRTVLFDGQSLGYLRDLEGLPAADLSRDDVSFHALLEYQPGDDLRHVHWRSTARTGTMMVRQYEETRRSHFVIGLSRSAGDYASDEDFELAISAAGSIGLRAIRDSQRVDMRVQGRELPAGTGKQLLDSLAAVENSKPRDGGIAELAGVVSRTMPLASVVVLVCGSKVRTDDLRLACSRLPYGARVLAVVTDSTVTAPALRRIGDADVVTIGALAQVPLALQKVLA; encoded by the coding sequence ATGACCGCGGAGGCTCTTCAGGCGTCGCCGGCGCAGACGGAACGCGACGCCGGATGGCGTGATGTCGCGGCCGTCATCGGCGCGCGCGTCCTGACGCGCCTCCGACTCGTCACGGCCGCGATCCGCCCCCTCGCGTGGGTGCTGATCGGACTGGCGATCGGCTTCTGGATCCTCGGTCAGATCGGCGGATGGTCGGAGTTCACCGTCGCCGCCGTCGTGATCGCGATCACCGTGGCGCTGTGCGCACTGTTCCTGATCGGCCGCACCGCCTACGACGTCTCGCTCGACCTCGCCCGAACCCGGGTCGTGGTGGGGGAGCGTGCGGTCGGTGCGCTCACCCTCGCGAATCGCGGCTCGCGGGCGATCCTGCCCTCCCGCGTCGTGCTGCCGGTCGGCGCCGGTCGAGGAGAGTTCGGCATCCAGCGGCTCGCCGCCGGTGAAGAGGCCGAAGAGCTGTTCGCGATCCCCACGCAGAAGCGCGGCGTCGTGAAGGTCGGACCGGTCAGCGTGGTGCGCGGCGATCCGCTCGGACTCTTCGAACGCGCCCACCGTCGCGATGATCCCGTGGATCTGTACGTGCACCCGCGCACGGTGCTGTTCGACGGCCAATCGCTCGGATACCTGCGCGACCTCGAGGGACTCCCGGCCGCCGACCTCTCTCGCGATGACGTCTCCTTCCACGCACTGTTGGAGTATCAGCCCGGCGACGACCTGCGGCATGTGCACTGGCGCTCGACCGCACGCACCGGCACGATGATGGTGCGCCAGTACGAGGAGACCCGCCGCTCGCACTTCGTGATCGGCCTTTCGCGCTCGGCCGGCGACTACGCCTCCGACGAGGATTTCGAGCTCGCGATCTCGGCTGCCGGTTCGATCGGGCTCCGCGCGATCCGCGACTCGCAGCGCGTCGACATGCGCGTACAGGGCCGCGAGCTGCCCGCCGGCACCGGCAAGCAGCTGCTCGATTCGCTCGCCGCGGTCGAGAACAGCAAGCCGCGCGACGGGGGGATCGCCGAGCTCGCGGGCGTCGTCTCACGCACGATGCCCCTGGCGAGCGTCGTCGTGCTCGTGTGCGGATCGAAGGTGCGCACCGATGATCTGCGTCTCGCCTGCTCCCGCCTGCCGTACGGCGCCCGGGTGCTCGCCGTCGTCACCGACAGCACGGTCACAGCCCCGGCGCTCCGACGCATCGGCGATGCCGACGTGGTGACCATCGGGGCGCTCGCGCAGGTCCCCCTCGCTCTGCAGAAGGTTCTCGCATGA
- a CDS encoding transglutaminaseTgpA domain-containing protein, protein MTAPATASTALPLRRWILDLSATAVLVGVALVGFWPTFAGPSFLPAAVGGLLIGLAIAAVCAWRRWGILITTGLVIAAYFVFGGALALPHTAIVGVIPSLDTLERLAVGPVTAWKQLLTTVAPVAAGDGHLLVPFLLALVVSALTASLALRLTQVAWALIPAGVLLMLVIALGTPEPAFPIAQGLVFAVVGVAWLALRQLWAPQNAAVSVSDVDPSRASHMRTRRLLAGVAVLAIAGGAGVATSAIAAPSESRHVFRDVIIPPFNIRDYASPLQAFRKNVRDEADKTLFTVQGLPKGARVRTAVMDQYDGMVYNVTDGGPASSSAFTPLRSDMSPTAKGLPVTLKIAIDAYRGVWMPTAGALTDIEFDGARADELRRSTYVNTETGTAVATPSLTKGDEYTVDAVMPDEYSDEQLAEVEFGTVSMPKQSNVPEELTSLAAETISDAETPIESVRALESFLSEGGFFSHGLEGEVLSRAGHTSERISTLIGGDQMVGDDEQYAVAMALLAGEVGIPVRVVLGYYPDEERAEEPVFEATGDNVHAWVEVNFDGIGWIPFSPTPPEDQVPNNQNTKPRVDPKPQVLQPPPPPQEPVDLPPTLPDDRESEDENLNLAGIIGAILLIGGISFAVLAILASPFIVIGAWKAAKRRARRSAARTSDRISGGWDELTDRAVDYGAQITPGATRSEEAVAVASSLTVPQVTALATRADSEVFGPTDPTPDDVDAFWREVDEIVGGLGKEAGFWKRTKARLSLRSLLGGTAVSNGLQNLKDAATARVRREPGTIKNNTDTTPPASESETP, encoded by the coding sequence ATGACCGCTCCGGCCACCGCGTCCACCGCGCTCCCGTTGCGTCGCTGGATCCTCGATCTCAGCGCGACCGCTGTGCTCGTCGGCGTCGCGCTCGTCGGCTTCTGGCCGACGTTCGCCGGTCCCTCGTTCCTGCCCGCCGCGGTCGGCGGGCTACTGATCGGTCTCGCGATCGCCGCCGTCTGCGCCTGGCGCCGCTGGGGCATCCTGATCACCACCGGTCTCGTGATCGCGGCCTACTTCGTCTTCGGCGGTGCACTCGCGTTGCCGCACACGGCGATCGTCGGCGTCATCCCCTCTCTCGACACGCTGGAGCGCCTCGCCGTCGGTCCCGTCACCGCGTGGAAGCAGCTGCTCACCACCGTGGCTCCGGTCGCGGCCGGTGACGGGCATCTGCTCGTGCCGTTCCTGCTCGCACTCGTCGTCAGCGCGCTGACCGCGTCGCTCGCCCTGAGGCTCACGCAGGTCGCGTGGGCGCTGATCCCCGCGGGCGTGCTGCTCATGCTGGTGATCGCCCTCGGCACGCCCGAACCCGCGTTCCCGATCGCGCAGGGGCTGGTGTTCGCCGTCGTCGGTGTGGCGTGGTTGGCGCTGCGCCAGCTGTGGGCTCCGCAGAACGCGGCGGTGTCGGTCAGCGATGTCGATCCCTCTCGGGCATCGCACATGCGCACCCGGCGTCTGCTGGCGGGCGTCGCTGTGCTCGCCATCGCCGGAGGTGCGGGCGTGGCGACGAGTGCGATCGCCGCTCCCTCGGAGTCGCGCCACGTGTTCCGTGACGTGATCATCCCCCCGTTCAACATCCGCGACTACGCGAGCCCGCTGCAGGCGTTCCGCAAGAACGTGCGCGATGAGGCCGACAAGACGCTCTTCACCGTGCAGGGGCTGCCCAAGGGTGCTCGTGTGCGCACCGCGGTGATGGATCAGTACGACGGCATGGTCTACAACGTCACCGACGGTGGTCCGGCATCGTCGAGCGCCTTCACGCCCCTCCGCTCCGACATGTCGCCGACCGCGAAGGGCCTCCCCGTCACGCTCAAGATAGCGATCGACGCTTACCGGGGCGTCTGGATGCCGACGGCCGGGGCGCTGACCGATATCGAGTTCGACGGGGCACGTGCGGACGAGCTGCGCCGCAGCACCTACGTGAACACCGAGACGGGCACCGCTGTCGCGACCCCGAGCCTGACGAAGGGCGACGAGTACACGGTCGATGCCGTCATGCCCGACGAGTACTCCGACGAGCAGCTCGCCGAGGTCGAGTTCGGCACGGTGTCGATGCCGAAGCAGAGCAACGTGCCCGAGGAGCTCACCTCTCTCGCCGCCGAGACGATCTCCGACGCCGAGACGCCCATCGAGAGCGTCCGGGCTCTGGAGTCCTTCCTCTCCGAGGGCGGATTCTTCAGCCACGGCCTCGAGGGTGAGGTGCTCTCACGCGCCGGCCACACCTCGGAGCGCATCTCCACCCTCATCGGCGGCGACCAGATGGTCGGCGACGACGAACAGTACGCCGTGGCCATGGCGCTGCTCGCCGGCGAGGTCGGCATCCCCGTGCGGGTCGTGCTCGGCTACTACCCCGACGAGGAGCGGGCCGAGGAGCCCGTGTTCGAGGCGACCGGTGACAACGTGCACGCCTGGGTCGAGGTCAACTTCGACGGCATCGGATGGATCCCGTTCAGCCCGACGCCGCCCGAGGATCAGGTTCCGAACAACCAGAACACGAAGCCGCGCGTCGACCCCAAGCCGCAGGTGCTGCAGCCGCCGCCTCCGCCGCAGGAACCGGTCGATCTGCCCCCGACGCTGCCCGATGACCGGGAGTCGGAGGACGAGAACCTCAACCTCGCCGGGATCATCGGCGCGATCCTGCTGATCGGCGGGATCTCGTTCGCCGTGCTCGCGATCCTCGCCTCGCCGTTCATCGTGATCGGGGCGTGGAAGGCCGCCAAGCGACGGGCGCGTCGATCCGCTGCGCGCACGTCGGATCGCATCAGCGGCGGGTGGGACGAGCTCACCGACCGTGCGGTCGACTACGGCGCGCAGATCACCCCCGGCGCGACGCGGAGCGAGGAGGCGGTGGCGGTCGCCAGCAGCCTCACGGTGCCCCAGGTCACCGCGCTCGCGACCCGCGCGGATTCCGAGGTGTTCGGCCCCACGGATCCCACGCCCGACGATGTGGACGCGTTCTGGCGGGAGGTCGACGAGATCGTCGGCGGCCTGGGCAAGGAGGCCGGCTTCTGGAAGCGCACGAAGGCTCGGCTGAGCCTGCGTTCGCTGCTCGGCGGTACTGCTGTCTCGAACGGTCTGCAGAACCTGAAGGATGCCGCGACCGCGCGCGTCCGCCGCGAACCTGGCACGATCAAGAACAACACCGATACGACTCCCCCCGCATCCGAGAGCGAGACCCCATGA
- a CDS encoding protein phosphatase 2C domain-containing protein, which translates to MRPGLVVSPGSATHPGLRRALNEDAHLAGAPVFIVADGMGGHEAGERASAAVIAEFARYIGRSALELDDVRFALSRAREAVEELSTSGNGRAGTTLSGVVIASVDGMGYWLALNIGDSRTYRLADGELEQISVDHSVVQELIESGELTPEEAVADRRRNIITRAIGASSTGDADYWMFPAELGDRILVCSDGLTSEVPDDRIREVLHTTPDPQAAADTLVAEAVAAGGRDNITVVVIDAVSVASRPGTLLETDDDADIDMDTRPREAAGGVR; encoded by the coding sequence ATGAGGCCGGGGCTCGTCGTCTCGCCCGGATCGGCGACGCATCCGGGGCTCCGGCGTGCATTGAACGAAGACGCGCATCTGGCCGGTGCCCCCGTGTTCATCGTCGCGGACGGCATGGGCGGGCACGAAGCGGGGGAGCGGGCGAGCGCCGCGGTGATCGCCGAGTTCGCGCGATACATCGGGCGTTCCGCGCTCGAACTCGACGACGTGCGATTCGCCCTGTCGCGGGCGCGTGAGGCCGTCGAGGAGCTCTCCACGTCGGGGAACGGCCGCGCCGGCACCACGCTCAGCGGGGTCGTGATCGCCTCGGTCGACGGCATGGGCTATTGGCTCGCGCTCAACATCGGCGATTCGCGCACGTACCGACTGGCCGATGGGGAGCTCGAGCAGATCAGCGTCGACCATTCGGTGGTGCAGGAGCTGATCGAATCCGGCGAGCTCACCCCGGAGGAGGCCGTCGCGGATCGTCGCCGCAACATCATCACCCGTGCGATCGGGGCGAGCAGCACCGGTGACGCCGACTACTGGATGTTCCCGGCTGAGCTGGGCGACCGCATCCTGGTGTGCTCCGACGGACTCACTTCCGAAGTGCCCGACGACCGCATCCGCGAGGTGCTGCACACGACGCCCGACCCGCAGGCCGCCGCCGACACGCTCGTCGCCGAGGCCGTCGCCGCGGGCGGGCGCGACAACATCACCGTCGTCGTCATCGATGCCGTCTCGGTCGCCTCGCGGCCGGGAACGCTGCTCGAGACGGACGACGATGCGGACATCGACATGGACACGCGTCCGCGAGAAGCAGCAGGAGGGGTTCGCTGA
- a CDS encoding RDD family protein: protein MTQLAFGRVAPISRRAVAYLIDALIAGGLGIVLVGGLVVAATLTGGLDGMLSTLLVGGPIVSLVLLGWFIVYTLMQAGNGSIGMRAQGLRLASAADGAPLGFGRALLRNIIFGLAGSIVVGYFSPLFDGSGRFQGWHDKVGGALVLDARAATTANATPVAPVTPAKLPSGLATSAGPAIPGLARPSAPAGGPFAPPAPSPFPAPVVAPAHPAPPLPTTAAPPAPSFAPPAPPFAQPAPSFAQPAQPAPPAPTAAPVTPVAAAAVPAALPAADADDLIAYVPGITQDSAPGRATPAPDPSAPAPSAPAAPVPPVQADAPAAPAPASAAASDDDLDIEDTRISIPGHRLVFTWDDGTRVSVSRRTIFGRNPGPEDGAVIIPVRDETLSLSKTHFEAAAEISGGWVLDRHSTNGMTIVREGQRIACPAGQRVPVRLGDAIEIGDRIVTIGGYA from the coding sequence ATGACACAGCTAGCGTTCGGCCGGGTCGCGCCGATCTCCCGTCGTGCGGTGGCCTACCTCATCGATGCGCTGATCGCGGGCGGCCTCGGGATCGTCCTGGTCGGCGGTCTGGTCGTGGCGGCCACCCTGACCGGTGGCCTGGACGGGATGCTGAGCACCCTCCTCGTTGGCGGACCGATCGTGAGCCTGGTGCTGCTCGGATGGTTCATCGTGTACACGCTGATGCAGGCCGGCAACGGCTCGATCGGCATGCGCGCCCAGGGCCTGCGGCTCGCCTCGGCGGCGGACGGCGCACCGCTCGGCTTCGGACGCGCGCTGCTGCGCAACATCATCTTCGGACTCGCCGGGTCGATCGTGGTCGGCTACTTCAGTCCGCTCTTCGACGGCTCGGGGCGCTTCCAGGGCTGGCACGACAAGGTCGGTGGCGCCCTCGTGCTCGATGCGCGCGCGGCCACCACAGCGAACGCGACGCCGGTGGCGCCCGTCACTCCGGCGAAGCTTCCCTCCGGTCTCGCGACCTCGGCCGGGCCCGCCATCCCCGGTCTGGCTCGACCGAGCGCACCCGCAGGCGGCCCATTCGCCCCGCCCGCGCCGTCGCCGTTCCCCGCACCGGTTGTCGCCCCTGCCCACCCGGCGCCGCCTCTACCGACCACCGCGGCACCGCCGGCTCCGTCGTTCGCACCGCCGGCACCGCCGTTCGCGCAGCCGGCGCCGTCGTTCGCGCAGCCGGCGCAGCCAGCGCCGCCCGCTCCGACGGCCGCGCCGGTCACGCCGGTCGCTGCCGCCGCAGTACCCGCAGCGTTGCCTGCCGCCGATGCTGATGACCTGATCGCATACGTGCCGGGGATCACACAGGATTCCGCCCCCGGGCGAGCGACACCTGCCCCCGATCCGAGTGCGCCCGCGCCGAGCGCGCCGGCCGCGCCCGTACCGCCCGTGCAGGCCGATGCGCCCGCGGCGCCGGCGCCGGCATCCGCCGCGGCGTCGGACGATGACCTCGACATCGAAGACACCCGCATCAGCATCCCCGGCCACCGCCTGGTGTTCACGTGGGATGACGGCACGCGCGTCTCGGTCTCGCGGCGCACCATCTTCGGTCGCAACCCCGGTCCGGAAGACGGTGCCGTGATCATTCCCGTCCGCGATGAGACGCTGTCGCTCTCGAAGACGCATTTCGAGGCCGCGGCCGAGATCTCGGGCGGCTGGGTGCTCGACCGGCACTCGACGAACGGCATGACGATCGTGCGCGAGGGACAGCGCATCGCGTGCCCCGCCGGACAGCGCGTGCCGGTGCGACTGGGCGACGCGATCGAGATCGGCGATCGGATCGTCACGATCGGTGGATACGCATGA